In Panicum virgatum strain AP13 chromosome 4N, P.virgatum_v5, whole genome shotgun sequence, a single window of DNA contains:
- the LOC120670877 gene encoding uncharacterized protein LOC120670877 isoform X1, protein MDLVCHGRAGFFPVGGDDDGVKLLFLLLLSVGVGSGEDRRWMDLLQAGVGSGVFGGAGSGAPSVRLQVAPDIFTLALLTSATKTSIWATFSMVYTGWRGFALQTIVLSDDLENQMAKVEALGEML, encoded by the exons ATGGATTTGGTTTGCCATGGGCGGGCCGGGTTCTTCCCTGTCGGTGGTGACGACGACGGCGTGAAGCTTTTGttccttcttctcctctccGTTGGCGTCGGCTCCGGCGAGGATCGAAGATGGATGGATCTCCTCCAGGCGGGTGTCGGCAGTGGCGTCTTCGGTGGCGCGGGCTCCGGTGCTCCTTCTGTGAG GCTTCAAGTGGCTCCTGACATATTTACATTGGCACTACTGACATCAGCTACTAAAacaagcatctgggccacatttTCCATG GTGTACACAGGGTGGAGAGGATTTGCGCTCCAGACAATTGTCCTTTCAGATGACCTGGAGAACCAGATGGCGAAGGTGGAGGCATTGGGGGAGATGCTGTAG
- the LOC120670877 gene encoding uncharacterized protein LOC120670877 isoform X2, which yields MDLVCHGRAGFFPVGGDDDGVKLLFLLLLSVGVGSGEDRRWMDLLQAGVGSGVFGGAGSGAPSVRSGNGEGGIVGSGDDLVRSAHPHHRRGWGGLDAWKAEDRWAGVVWPAPAPEKRGVCP from the exons ATGGATTTGGTTTGCCATGGGCGGGCCGGGTTCTTCCCTGTCGGTGGTGACGACGACGGCGTGAAGCTTTTGttccttcttctcctctccGTTGGCGTCGGCTCCGGCGAGGATCGAAGATGGATGGATCTCCTCCAGGCGGGTGTCGGCAGTGGCGTCTTCGGTGGCGCGGGCTCCGGTGCTCCTTCTGTGAG ATCCGGCAACGGCGAGGGTGGCATCGTCGGCTCCGGCGACGATCTCGTGAGGTCTGCACACCCCCACCACCGTAGgggatggggtggattggatgcatGGAAAGCGGAAGACAGGTGGGCGGGAGTTGTttggccggcaccggcgccggagaAGCGCGGGGTTTGTCCCTGA